In a single window of the Mycobacterium bourgelatii genome:
- a CDS encoding cysteine hydrolase family protein, whose amino-acid sequence MSDTALLVIDMFNDYSHEDAEHLTPNVEKIIDPVVELIRDAHRRDDVDLIYVNDNHGDFTADHNAIFTAALNGERPDLVKPLKPPPDCRILTKVRHSVFYSTALDYLLDRLKTKRIVLTGQVTEQCILYSALDGYLRHYDVIVPPDAVAHIDEDLGAAALKMMERNMGGQLLPAARCLD is encoded by the coding sequence GTGAGTGACACCGCCTTACTGGTCATCGACATGTTCAATGACTACAGCCATGAAGATGCCGAACACCTGACACCCAACGTCGAAAAGATCATCGACCCAGTGGTCGAGCTGATTCGGGACGCCCACCGCCGAGACGACGTCGACCTGATCTACGTCAATGACAACCACGGCGACTTCACCGCCGACCACAACGCCATCTTCACCGCGGCGTTGAACGGCGAGCGCCCCGACTTGGTCAAGCCGCTGAAGCCGCCACCCGATTGCCGGATTCTCACCAAGGTCCGCCACAGCGTGTTCTATTCCACCGCGCTGGACTATCTGCTGGACCGGTTGAAGACCAAGCGCATCGTGCTGACCGGCCAAGTCACCGAGCAGTGCATCCTCTACAGCGCGCTGGACGGGTACCTCCGGCACTACGACGTGATCGTTCCACCCGACGCCGTCGCGCACATCGATGAGGACCTGGGGGCGGCCGCCCTCAAGATGATGGAGCGCAACATGGGTGGCCAGTTGCTGCCCGCGGCCCGCTGTCTGGACTAA
- a CDS encoding DUF4193 family protein, producing the protein MSTTADYDARRVTEIDAGDRSPLGEIVPSLPKMSTVVVDDDPNDVPFFELPGADLSGEELTVAVVPKRADEFMCSCCFLVQHRSRLRSTSGGRQICADCV; encoded by the coding sequence ATGTCCACTACAGCAGATTACGACGCACGCCGCGTGACCGAGATCGACGCGGGGGACCGGTCGCCCCTCGGCGAGATCGTGCCGTCGCTGCCGAAGATGTCCACGGTGGTCGTCGACGACGACCCTAACGACGTCCCGTTCTTCGAACTTCCTGGCGCCGACCTGTCCGGCGAAGAGCTGACCGTGGCGGTGGTTCCGAAACGAGCCGACGAGTTCATGTGCTCGTGCTGCTTCCTGGTGCAGCACCGCAGCCGGCTGCGCAGTACCAGCGGTGGGCGCCAAATCTGCGCCGACTGTGTCTGA
- a CDS encoding DUF7218 family protein, with amino-acid sequence MPNSSIKNEKLYEDLRKKGDSKEKAARISNAAAGQGKSKVSRKGGRSGSYNDWTVPELKKRAKELGMSGYSSLTKDKLVAKLRNH; translated from the coding sequence ATGCCGAACTCGTCAATCAAGAACGAGAAGCTATATGAAGACCTTCGCAAGAAGGGTGATTCGAAAGAGAAGGCGGCTCGCATATCCAACGCTGCCGCAGGCCAAGGAAAGTCGAAGGTCAGCCGCAAGGGCGGCAGGAGCGGGTCCTACAACGACTGGACGGTTCCTGAACTGAAGAAGCGGGCGAAAGAGCTTGGAATGTCAGGATATTCGAGCCTGACGAAGGACAAGTTGGTCGCGAAGCTCCGCAATCACTGA
- a CDS encoding acyl-CoA dehydrogenase family protein, with amino-acid sequence MTAGVVQHWLDSGRLELPLPASGLTSERWQRLVQLAQEDISAARIAESHVDAVAILNELGGKPPDASQLWGVWAAEAPDTVLTASQVVGDAYTLNGVKVWCSGAGFCTHALVTANIDDKRGERGLFAVTVTDPGIRPLPSTWWNPGMAGSDTRSVQFTNAHAVLVGEPGDYLNRPGFWHGAIGVAACWLGGAKRVADPLYRCATSESADAYALAHLGAVDAALAAGEATLAVAASKIDEDPFDRTDTAQLLARRVRAVVEHAVDEAITRTGRALGPGPLTEDGRHAQRVADLTIYIRQSHAERDLAELGRLVGERG; translated from the coding sequence ATGACGGCAGGCGTGGTACAGCACTGGCTTGATTCCGGGCGACTGGAACTGCCATTGCCGGCCTCGGGTCTGACCTCCGAACGCTGGCAGCGATTGGTCCAACTGGCGCAGGAAGACATTTCGGCGGCTCGCATTGCCGAATCCCACGTAGACGCCGTCGCCATCCTCAACGAGTTGGGCGGCAAGCCACCGGATGCCAGTCAGCTGTGGGGGGTGTGGGCCGCCGAAGCTCCGGACACCGTGCTGACCGCATCCCAGGTCGTAGGCGACGCGTACACCCTCAACGGCGTCAAGGTGTGGTGCTCTGGCGCCGGGTTCTGCACCCACGCGCTTGTCACCGCGAACATCGACGACAAGCGCGGCGAACGAGGGCTGTTTGCGGTCACCGTTACCGATCCTGGTATCCGACCCTTGCCGAGCACCTGGTGGAACCCGGGGATGGCTGGCAGCGACACCAGGTCGGTGCAGTTCACCAATGCACACGCCGTCCTGGTCGGCGAACCCGGTGACTACTTGAATCGACCGGGCTTTTGGCACGGCGCCATCGGAGTGGCGGCCTGTTGGCTCGGCGGTGCCAAACGGGTCGCTGACCCGCTCTATCGTTGCGCGACCAGCGAGTCGGCCGACGCGTATGCGCTGGCGCACCTGGGTGCGGTGGACGCGGCGCTTGCGGCTGGCGAGGCGACGCTGGCCGTCGCGGCAAGCAAGATCGACGAGGATCCGTTCGACCGGACCGACACCGCGCAACTCCTGGCCCGCCGTGTCCGCGCCGTGGTGGAGCATGCGGTGGACGAAGCCATTACCCGCACCGGCCGCGCCCTGGGACCGGGACCGCTGACCGAGGACGGGCGGCACGCGCAGCGGGTAGCCGACCTCACCATCTACATTCGCCAAAGCCATGCCGAGCGCGATCTGGCCGAACTAGGCCGACTGGTTGGCGAGCGCGGCTAA
- a CDS encoding nucleotidyltransferase encodes MIETPDADCTHLRDALRSAASALKEHGPRFALAGSYALWAYGAPEPTHDVDIVVAESDAPGAAATLEKAGFRIEHPPEDWLFKAHAGEMLVDVLYRVNGVTVGPTLLDRAEERVVLAISMPVLPPTMVFIQKLRALTEHHCDFTKLLPGARAVREQLDWDRIESETADNHFAAAFLLLAGRLGLKD; translated from the coding sequence ATGATTGAGACGCCTGATGCCGACTGTACGCATTTGCGCGACGCGCTCCGCTCCGCCGCCTCGGCGCTGAAGGAGCACGGGCCGCGCTTCGCGCTGGCGGGCAGCTACGCGCTGTGGGCGTACGGTGCGCCGGAACCCACCCATGACGTCGACATCGTCGTTGCCGAGTCAGACGCTCCGGGGGCGGCCGCGACGCTCGAGAAGGCCGGGTTCCGCATCGAGCACCCTCCCGAAGACTGGCTATTCAAGGCACATGCGGGCGAGATGCTGGTCGACGTGTTGTACCGCGTAAATGGAGTGACGGTAGGCCCGACACTCTTGGATCGCGCCGAAGAGCGGGTGGTGTTGGCGATTTCGATGCCGGTGCTGCCGCCGACGATGGTGTTCATCCAGAAGCTGCGCGCACTCACCGAGCATCATTGCGACTTTACGAAGTTGCTTCCCGGCGCCCGAGCGGTCCGCGAACAACTCGACTGGGACCGTATCGAGTCCGAAACCGCCGACAATCACTTCGCCGCCGCATTCCTACTGCTAGCCGGCCGGCTGGGCCTCAAGGACTAG
- a CDS encoding SDR family NAD(P)-dependent oxidoreductase yields the protein MTRSARLLADEMVLHGSGSIVLTASPPKGMSSLDAAVYSAGSAFLHTYAQTLQQDLRGTGVKVAALVPQPAEQDSAGVVDLLLAAIGRVPTSHPSSIARQALQALESAEKHNMATRVAGAVTSLACRILTDRVRGPVGQIISPTGEAV from the coding sequence TTGACACGCTCCGCTCGTCTGCTGGCCGATGAGATGGTGCTGCACGGCAGCGGCAGTATCGTGTTGACCGCCTCTCCTCCGAAGGGAATGTCTAGCCTTGATGCCGCGGTCTATTCGGCCGGCTCGGCGTTCTTGCACACGTACGCCCAGACTTTGCAGCAGGATCTGCGCGGGACTGGGGTAAAGGTGGCCGCGCTGGTACCGCAGCCTGCAGAGCAGGACAGCGCCGGTGTGGTCGATCTATTGCTGGCGGCGATCGGCCGGGTGCCCACCAGTCATCCTTCCAGCATTGCGCGACAGGCCTTGCAGGCACTCGAAAGCGCCGAAAAGCACAACATGGCAACGAGGGTGGCGGGCGCGGTGACGTCGCTCGCCTGCCGAATCCTGACCGACCGCGTGAGAGGGCCGGTCGGCCAGATCATTTCGCCGACCGGCGAAGCCGTGTGA
- a CDS encoding WGxxGxxG family protein — protein sequence MRKSVAVMAATGALVFGGAGVANAAPDATMPASTTTTLAVEDNDNNDNTGLWGLAGLLGLLGLAGLKRRNDAGANVRPGAGTVTNNPRGGAV from the coding sequence ATGCGAAAGTCCGTTGCGGTCATGGCTGCCACAGGTGCGCTCGTGTTCGGCGGTGCCGGCGTTGCGAATGCCGCGCCCGACGCCACGATGCCGGCATCAACGACGACCACACTGGCTGTCGAAGACAACGACAACAACGACAACACCGGACTGTGGGGACTTGCTGGTCTCCTCGGTTTGCTGGGGCTCGCTGGCCTGAAGCGGCGTAACGACGCCGGCGCCAACGTGCGACCGGGCGCCGGAACAGTGACGAACAACCCACGTGGTGGCGCCGTCTAG
- a CDS encoding glycosyltransferase, translating into MFSAASRVYGQAAVVIPAHHEKADLPACLRAVLTACLCVPTPVTVVVVLDATDDGSTQLAGQYGPDVHFVRVEARNVGAARAAGFRYVRSLPIFGGADCWYATTDADSRVDPDWLVRQLQTDADMYLGLVRVTDWKRHRPEVVDRFEQDYEARIGEDQDTDQDHDHVHGANMGFSSTAYWRLGGFRSLPSGEDVDLVARFEAAGYCVERDTRSSVTTSARVDAPAPDGFADHLRQLDSVGAAGPVEDCA; encoded by the coding sequence ATGTTTTCCGCAGCGTCGCGCGTCTATGGCCAAGCGGCTGTAGTGATCCCCGCCCACCACGAAAAGGCCGATCTCCCTGCCTGTTTGCGTGCGGTGCTGACCGCCTGCCTGTGTGTGCCGACTCCGGTCACGGTGGTTGTAGTTCTGGACGCGACCGACGACGGCAGCACCCAGTTGGCCGGACAATACGGGCCCGACGTTCATTTCGTCCGCGTGGAAGCCCGTAACGTCGGTGCCGCTCGCGCCGCGGGCTTCCGCTACGTACGTTCGCTGCCGATATTCGGGGGCGCCGACTGCTGGTATGCGACGACCGATGCCGACAGCCGGGTGGACCCGGATTGGCTGGTACGACAGCTGCAGACCGACGCCGACATGTATCTGGGTCTGGTGCGCGTCACCGATTGGAAACGCCACCGACCGGAGGTCGTCGACCGCTTCGAGCAGGACTACGAGGCGCGTATCGGCGAGGACCAAGACACAGACCAAGACCACGACCACGTGCACGGCGCGAACATGGGATTCAGTTCCACGGCGTACTGGCGATTGGGTGGTTTCCGGTCGCTGCCTTCGGGTGAAGACGTCGACCTGGTCGCGCGGTTTGAGGCGGCCGGTTACTGCGTCGAACGCGACACCAGGTCATCGGTCACTACCTCGGCGCGGGTCGACGCGCCAGCCCCTGATGGTTTCGCCGACCACTTGAGGCAACTGGACAGCGTCGGCGCCGCGGGGCCGGTGGAGGACTGCGCATGA
- a CDS encoding endonuclease/exonuclease/phosphatase family protein, giving the protein MRVATFNILHGRTVGDGVDVQRLRDCVEALDPDVLGLQEVDVEQPRSGKADLTAAAAEAMGAVEHRFVAAISGTPGATWMAATGREQPGTAAYGIALLSRYPASSWQVVRLPRIPMRFPMYLPGPDKVMMVDEEPRAAVIGRFETPLGPLTVANTHLSFVPGWNRRQLRSLVRDVRGLPGPRLLIGDFNLTPVAAQRWSGMRPLATAATFPAPAPDRQLDHILTDDRELRAGKAAADLMPISDHRPLVVELHR; this is encoded by the coding sequence GTGCGGGTCGCCACCTTCAACATCTTGCATGGCCGCACCGTGGGTGACGGAGTGGATGTGCAACGGCTGCGAGATTGCGTCGAGGCGCTCGATCCCGACGTGCTGGGCTTGCAAGAGGTCGATGTGGAGCAGCCCCGATCGGGGAAGGCGGACCTCACTGCGGCGGCGGCCGAAGCCATGGGAGCGGTGGAGCACCGCTTTGTTGCCGCGATCTCGGGTACCCCCGGCGCCACCTGGATGGCCGCGACCGGTCGTGAGCAGCCGGGTACCGCGGCCTATGGGATCGCGCTGCTGTCGCGGTATCCGGCGTCGAGTTGGCAGGTCGTACGACTGCCCCGCATCCCCATGCGATTTCCGATGTACCTTCCTGGGCCCGACAAGGTGATGATGGTCGACGAGGAGCCCCGAGCGGCCGTCATCGGGCGATTTGAAACCCCGTTGGGGCCGCTCACCGTGGCCAATACCCACCTGTCCTTCGTGCCCGGCTGGAACCGTCGGCAACTGCGCAGCTTGGTTCGGGACGTGCGCGGCCTGCCCGGCCCCAGGCTGTTGATCGGCGATTTCAACCTGACCCCAGTAGCGGCGCAGCGCTGGTCGGGCATGCGCCCGCTGGCTACTGCGGCTACCTTCCCGGCGCCGGCGCCGGACCGCCAACTCGATCACATACTGACCGATGATCGGGAGTTGCGCGCCGGAAAAGCTGCCGCAGACTTGATGCCGATTTCTGATCATCGACCGCTGGTGGTCGAGTTGCACCGTTAA